A single region of the Halorubrum depositum genome encodes:
- a CDS encoding plastocyanin/azurin family copper-binding protein yields the protein MFGGTVVARGSPSEPRGDRGETGDPSPPTIHSHFGYSGTSDDEIPNRLEPDETVELHVDEDKIDDSKLPALTVEFGAFHFAPAGLHVEPGSIVEFDFHTPEHTATAYHPGQERQRRVPDGVPAFSSTVNEHHGFWLYRFEEEGVYDLFCAPHEWGGMGMRIVVGDDPGDVVRGPGRPPLPMTAALLGTGLDGDIGHPEMEPQNIVDNGPISGHDLDIGLEVTITAPSSP from the coding sequence ATGTTCGGAGGGACCGTCGTGGCGCGAGGGAGTCCCTCTGAACCGCGGGGCGACCGAGGTGAGACCGGAGATCCCAGCCCGCCGACTATCCACTCCCACTTCGGCTATTCGGGGACGAGTGACGACGAGATTCCGAACCGGTTGGAACCGGACGAGACCGTCGAACTCCACGTCGACGAGGACAAGATCGACGATTCGAAGCTTCCGGCCCTGACGGTCGAGTTCGGCGCGTTCCACTTCGCTCCCGCGGGGCTCCACGTGGAACCCGGGTCGATCGTCGAATTCGATTTCCACACGCCGGAGCACACGGCGACGGCGTACCACCCGGGTCAAGAGCGCCAGCGACGCGTCCCCGACGGCGTTCCGGCGTTCTCATCGACTGTCAACGAGCACCACGGGTTCTGGTTGTATCGCTTCGAGGAAGAAGGCGTATACGACCTGTTCTGTGCCCCGCACGAATGGGGCGGGATGGGCATGCGAATCGTCGTCGGGGACGATCCCGGAGATGTCGTGCGGGGTCCCGGCCGTCCACCGCTTCCGATGACCGCCGCGCTCCTCGGGACGGGACTAGACGGAGATATCGGTCATCCGGAGATGGAACCGCAGAACATCGTCGACAACGGGCCAATCTCCGGTCACGACCTGGATATCGGTCTCGAGGTAACGATAACGGCCCCGAGTTCACCCTGA
- a CDS encoding AbrB/MazE/SpoVT family DNA-binding domain-containing protein, with protein sequence MSQSEERKVGERGQVTLPKELREKLGIHGGDEVLVHEEDGKITIEKPLSREELAEGYRRRAAESEDLAEEMDGVSREADEYLGDVPEW encoded by the coding sequence ATGAGCCAGAGCGAGGAACGTAAGGTCGGTGAACGGGGGCAAGTCACCCTCCCGAAAGAACTGAGAGAGAAACTGGGTATCCACGGCGGGGACGAGGTACTGGTTCACGAAGAGGACGGGAAGATCACCATCGAAAAACCGCTGTCTCGTGAGGAACTCGCTGAGGGGTACCGACGACGCGCAGCAGAATCCGAAGATCTCGCGGAGGAGATGGACGGTGTGTCTCGCGAGGCCGACGAGTACCTCGGTGATGTTCCCGAGTGGTAA
- a CDS encoding type II toxin-antitoxin system PemK/MazF family toxin yields MDVRRGDIVIVELDPTEGSEQRGTRPCLVVQNDVGNENAPTTIVVPFTTSRGDELYPFEVLVSAAESPLREDSVALCSQIRTVSIEHRINTSLGSVPASRMEEVDEALEYSLGLREL; encoded by the coding sequence ATGGACGTTCGCCGCGGAGACATCGTCATCGTCGAGCTTGACCCGACAGAGGGGTCAGAGCAACGGGGAACACGACCGTGTCTAGTCGTGCAAAACGACGTTGGGAACGAGAACGCGCCGACGACAATCGTCGTCCCGTTCACGACCTCGCGAGGAGACGAACTGTACCCGTTCGAGGTACTCGTCTCGGCTGCCGAGTCTCCGCTCCGAGAGGACTCGGTCGCTCTCTGTAGTCAGATTCGCACGGTGTCCATCGAGCATCGTATTAATACCAGTCTCGGCTCCGTGCCGGCGTCCCGTATGGAGGAAGTGGACGAGGCACTCGAATACAGCCTCGGTCTGAGAGAACTCTAA
- a CDS encoding chorismate mutase gives MSDTPNAEDRSLDELRHEIEDIDREIVELIARRTYVADTVAAVKEERDLPTTDEGQEERVMERAGANAERFDVDANLVKAIFRLLIELNKVEQRESR, from the coding sequence AACGCGGAGGACCGAAGCCTCGACGAACTGCGACACGAGATCGAGGACATCGACCGAGAGATCGTCGAACTGATCGCCCGCCGGACGTACGTCGCGGACACCGTGGCGGCCGTGAAGGAGGAGCGCGACCTCCCGACGACGGACGAGGGGCAGGAGGAACGGGTGATGGAGCGCGCCGGAGCGAACGCCGAGCGCTTCGACGTCGACGCCAACCTCGTGAAGGCGATCTTCCGGCTGCTGATCGAACTGAACAAAGTGGAACAGCGGGAGAGCCGTTAG